The sequence below is a genomic window from Methanoculleus sp. 7T.
TTGCATCGCTCGTGGGGATCACGAACATCGGCATCGTCGCCGCATACAGGAACAGGCACGTCCTGAACGCCGCGTTCCAGTACGGCATCGTCGCGATGCTCGCCACCGTCCCGCTCTTCGGGGGGGCGGCGATCATCCTCGCCAGCACCGGCACGCTGAGCATGTGGGAACTCTTCACCGACGCGGTGGCGGTCCCGGTCATCGCGAAGGCGTTCCTGGTCATCGGCGTCATGGGGGAGGGCATGGCGCCGTTCTACGTGGCAAAGGCCGAGATCACGAGGGCGCAGGGAGCCCCGTTCATCCTGATGGTTCACGTCAGCTCGCTCCTCCTCTTCCTGCGCGTGATAGAGATCGTCATATCGATGTGATGGGGTATGAAGAAACAGACTGCACTGATCACCGGACTTGCGGCGGGGGGCGTCTCGGTAGCGGCCGGGCTCCTTGCGGCCGGCGGCTACCTCCCGGTCTGGGCCGCGGGACTCCTTACCATCGTCGCATTCCCCGTCTTTGTCATCTTCATCGCACTGTGGTGGAACGCGAAATCCGGAGACGAGGACATCCCGTTCATAGGATACTGATATGATCGCATACCTGCTCTTTGCAACCTTCGTCGGCCTGCTCTTCCACGGCATCCATAGGAAAGTCATCGCCAGAGTCCAGGGACGGCCCGGGCCGCCGATCTGGCAGGAGATCCTTCATACGCTGAAGTTCTCCTTCAAAGAGACCTGGATACCGAAGACTGCCAGCCAGACGCTCTTCGTCGCGGTCGTCTTCGTGGCGATCGGCATCTGGAGCGCAGCCCTCTACTTGCTCCTCTCCGGGGGGAGCCTCCTGCTCCTCTTCGGGATCTACCTCCTCCACAAGATCGTAGAGCACGGGATGGGGCTCTCGTCGGGCTCCCCATACGGCAAGTTCGGGGCTATCAGGTCGGTCATATCGGCGGCGTCGGAGCTGCCGCTCCTCGTCACCGTCGTCGCGATCTACTTCTTCACCCGCTCGCTCTCGATCGCGGATATCGCGGCCTACCAACAGGTGCACGGGCCGCTTCTCATCGTAGCGCTCCCGGCAGCCGCGGCGATGTACCTCGTCATCCTCTCCAAGATGCACTACGGCCCGTTCTCGATCATCGAGGCGAAGGAGATCGTGAGCGGGAACATGACCGAACACTTCGGGGTCTGGCGCGCCGGGCTCGAGGTTGGGTTCGCCCTCAAGACCTACGTGCTCCTCTACGCGTTCGTCCTCCTCTTCATCGGCCAGCTGCCGCTTGCCCTGACGCTGCTCCTGATGCTCTTGGTCCTCGTCTCGCTCTCGTTCGTCTGCGCGGTCACCCCCATGCTCTCGCCCTACGACACCGTGACGGTGCAGAGTCTCGTGACAGGCGCACTCGTCGTCTACATCATTGTCCTTGGGGTGGTCATGGGATGAACGCGATACGTCTTCTGCTTACGGTAGGAGCGGCCTTCTATGCGGCGGTATTCCTCGCTCAGGTCGCCCAGAACGGGAGCGTGGCCGACCAGGCCCTGGCAGGCGTCGTCCTGCTCGCCGTGGCGACGGCGCTCACCTGGATGCACGACGAACTCACCTTGAAGCGCTACGAGATGGGGCTGCTCTGGGTGATGGTGCTCGGGTTCCTTGCCTATGCAATGGCACACGCCTCGGGGGTGCTGTCGTGAAGTACCTCTACGAGAAAGACCTCCGGCCGATGAAGTACACCATCCTCACGAGCACGAAGCATGACCTGACGGTTCGAGAGATCGCCCGGCGCCTCGGTATGGCCGACGCAAAACTCCGGATGGCGATGATCCGGCGGCTCGATATGTCCCTGCTTGAGAACCTCGAGTCCCGGTGGGAGATGGGGCAAAAGTATGGGGATTCGGACGACCCGGTGGCGGAAAAACTCGGGTGCGAACTCTTCACCCGGTTTATACCACTCGTTGATACAGAGACGATGCAGACAATTTACAACGACACAAAAACGATGATCGACGACGGACCACTCGACGAGGCGCTAGAGCAAGGAAGAGCACGGATACGGGAGGCGGTCCTCTCATGAAGATCCTCCAGGATATCAAGAACGCAGTGCGGTCGAGGTCGATCCATGTCTGTTACGTCGACGTCGGGTCATGCAACGGCTGCGACATCGAGGTGCTCGCCTGCCTTGCGCCGCGCTACGACATCGAGCAGTATGGGATCTACGTCCACAACAACCCCCGTGAGGCCGACGTCCTTCTGGTCATCGGGTCTGTGACACCGCAGTGGGTGGACAAACTCCGCGATATCTGGGACAAGATTCCGGAGCCGAAGGTGGCCGTCGCCATCGGGAACTGCCCGATATCGGGGTGCGTCTATGCCCGGAGGGGTACCTTGACGAGCCCGCCTGTTGAGAAGTACATACCCATCGCCGCACAGGTGCCGGGCTGCCCGCCCCGCCCAACAGAGATACTCAACGCCATACTCTCGGTCGCACCGCTGATATTCAAAGACTACGAGGAGAAACAGTCATGAAGAAGACCGTCGACGTATCCATTCCGCTCGGTCCGATGCACCCCTGCTGGAAAGAGCCCGTCCGCATCAAGTGCGAGACGGCGGGCGAACGGGTGATCAGGACCGAGGTTGAACTCGGGTACATGAAGAAGGGGATCGAGCGGATCATGCGGGGCCGCCCCTGGCAGGAGGTGATGTTCCTTGCCGAGCGCGTCTGCGGTATCTGCTCGGTCATCCACAACATGGTCTTCATCGAGACGATGGAGGAGATCAGCGGCATCTCTGTCCCGCCGCGGGCCGCTTACCTCCGGGTCATCGTCAATGAACTCGACCGAATAGCAAGCCACATCCTCGCGAACTTCTCCTACTGCTACACGATCGAGCACGAGACGCTCGCGATGTACCTCTTGAATACCCGGGAGACGGTGCTCGACAACCTCGAACGAATCACGGGCTCGCGGATCAACACAGCCTACATGATCCCGGGCGGGGTCAGGTTCGACCTCCTGCCTGAGGACGCCGCGGCGATGCTTGCCGACCTCGCGAAGGTGGAGGATGAGATGAAGCGGCATACCCGGATCTTCGAGACCGGCCCCCTGATCGCCCTCCGGAGCAAGGGGATTGGGGTCATGACCCGCGAGGAAGCAATTTTGGCCCACACCGTCGGCCCCACGGCCCGGGCAAGCGGTGTCACGGACTGCGACCTGCGTCTCCGCCACCCGACCTACCAGGCGCTCGGCTTTACGCAGATAACGAGGACCGAGGGCGACAACTTCGCCCGGATCATGGTCAGGTTCCAGGAGATCTTCCAGAGCATCGACCTGATCCGGAAGTGCGTAGAGACCCTCCCCGACGGGCCTATCCGGGGCGGCGGCCTCTGCAAGGCGGGCGAGGCCTCGCACAGCGGCGAAGCCCCTCGGGGCGAGTTGATCTACTCCATAAAGACCGACGACTACGGCAGGGTGCTCGACATCGCGATCCGGACGCCCTCGATCATGAATGTCGAGGCCTGTTCCCACTCGATGATCAAAGACGCCGCGTCGATCGCCGACGTGACATCGACGTTCATCAGCAGCGACCCCTGTATCGCGTGCAATGAGAGGTAAGGAGATGCGATCAATCATCTACTACGTGCAGGAGTTCCTCAGGCCGGAATGGCTGAAGAAGTTCTTCTTCGCAAAGACCGCACCGCTCTCCACCCCCCCTTACTTCAAGGACTACCCGTTCCAGACGGAGAAAGAGTGCACGGGGTGCTTTTCCTGTATGATGATCTGCCCCGCGCCCGAGGCCATCGCGGTCCTCCGCCGGAAGGACCAGTGGGTCCCTGAGGTCTACCCGGGTCACTGCATCAGGTGCGGCCTCTGTGTCGAGGCGTGCCCGGAAGGCGTCCTTTCAAGCGGGCGGATTCTCGATGTCACCCGGCGCGATGGGACTGCGCTCTCCTCGTGGTACCACCTCGAGGTCGACGACACCCTCTGCATGCGGTGCGGGAACTGTTGTGTCTCCTGCCCGATCAACAGGCAGGAGGACCCGCAGCTCGCAGCGACGGGGACGTCCGCGAGCGACGAGGTCATCATGCGGATCGAGGGCGGCCGGGTGCGGATACTCCACGAGGAGAAGTGCACCGGGTGCAAGACCTGCGAGACCCACTGCCCGAACCGCGCAATCAGGGTCGCCCGCATGGTGGAAGGGGTGCAGAAGGAGGTGGAGGCGTGACGTTTCTGATGATCACCGGACGGACGGTGAACCAAGGCGCGACCGTCGAGAACAAGACATCGGCCGGCTACGCCGAGGAGACCTCCACCTGCTTCATGCACGAGTTTGATATGCTGGAACTCGGGCTTGCCGACCAAGACGCCGTCAGGGTGGCCGGACCCTGCGGAGAGGTCGTCATGCGGGCGGTTGCGTCGGACGAGGTGGAGATGGGCACCGTCTTCGTCCCCTACGGCCCCTACGCAAACCACATCATCGCTGCCGATACCCACTCCACCGGGATGCCCGACTTCAAGTCGCACGAGGTGGAGATCGAACCGACGGACGAAGAACCGAAGACTGTTCACGAACTGATGGAAGAACTGGGAGGGCTTGCTTATGATCGTTAAGGACGTGGTCTGCCCCTTCTGCGGATGCCTCTGTGACGATATCGAGGTGGACGTCGCAGAGAACCGGGTAGTCGCCGTCACCAACGCCTGCGAGCTCGGCACGAAGAAACTCATGGGCGAGAAGAGGATGAAGAACCCGATCCTGCGCGATGGGGATACATGGAAGGATATCACCTACGACGAAGCGATCCGCTACACCGTCGATATGCTCACGCATGCCGAGCGTCCGCTCCTCTACGGGTGGAGCGGCACTCACGGAGAGGCCCAGTGCGTGGGGGTGCACATGGCCGAACTCGTGCGCGGCGTGATCGACAACACGTCTTCGGTCTGCCACGGGCCGTCCATCCTTGCCATCCAAGAGGTCGGGCACCCGGGGTGCACGCTCGGTGTGGTGAAGAACCGGGCCGACCTCGTGATCTACTGGGGCGCGAACCCAATCGACGCCCACCCCCGCCACCTCTCCCGGTACACGCGCTACGCTGACGGGTTCTTCCTCGAGAACGCCTTCCGCGACCGGAAGGTGATCGTCATGGACGTTCGGAAGACCGAGACCGCGAACATCGCCGACGAGTTCGTGCAGATCAAACCCGGCGGGGACTACGCAGTCCTCTCGGCGCTCCGGGCTATCGTCCGGGGGAAGGAGGATATAGTCCCGCGGACGGTCGCGGGCGTCACCCGCGAGCAGCTCATCCGGGTGGTCGACCTCTGCAAAGCCGCGAAGTTCGGTGCGGTCTACTTCGGGCTCGGGCTCACGATGACCCGGGGGAAGTACAAGAACGTCAGAAACGCCATCGAACTCGTCTCAGAGTTGAACCGGCACACGAAGTTTACCATCTCGGCGATGCGTGGCCACTACAACGTCTACGGCTCGAACGAAGTGAATACCTGGATGACCGGCTATCCCTTCGGGATTGACTTCTCCCGGGGGATCGCCTTCTACAACCCCGGAGAGACCACGGCCGTGGATATCCTGGCTAGGAAGGAGTGCGATGCGGCGCTGATCGTCGGGAGCGACCCGGCCGCCCACTTCCCGCGGTCCTGCCTCAAGCACCTCGCCGATATCCCGGTAGTCCAACTCGATCCCTACCCGAACGCCACCACGGCGTTCTGCAACGTCCAGATCCCGGTGGCGGTGACCGGCATCGATGCGGAGGGGACGGCTTATCGGATGGACGGGGTGCCCATCCGGACCCGGAAAGTCCTCTCCACCAGTTACCCCTCCGACGAGGAAGTCCTCTCCCGGATCTACAGAGAGATGCAGGAGGCGCAAGCGGTATGAGCGAGATCCTGATCAAGAACGCCTGTGTGATCGATCCCCTCAGGGGCATCAACGCCGAGACGATGGATATCGCCATCCGCGACGGCAGGGTCGTCGAGGAGGTGAGCGGGGCCGCCGAGGTGATCGATGCCCACGGTGCGCTCACCCTCCCGGGCGGGATAGACTCGCACACCCACATCTGCGGAACGAAGGTGAATTTCGGCAGGTACATGAGCCCTGAGGACATGCGGGCCGGCAGGACGCCCCGGCGCGGACCGATGCACGCCACGTCAGGCTACAGCGTTCCGACCACCTACGGCAACAGTTACCGCTACAGTGCGATGGGCTACACCACCCTGCTCGAAGGTGCGATGGCGCCGCTTGAGGCCCGCCACACCCACGAGGAGTTCACCTACACTCCCCTTCAGGATACGATGGCGAACGCCCTCTTCGACGGGAACTGGGGGATCATGGAGGCGATCCGCGACGGCGACACGAAAAGGGTTGCCGCCATCATCGGCTGGACGCTCTCTGCGGTGAAGGGGTTTGCCGTCAAACTCACGAATCCGGGCGGCACTGAGGCTTGGCAGTGGGGCAAGAACGTCTCGTGCATCAGGGACCCGGTGCCCTATTTTGAGGTGACGCCTGCGGAGATCATCAGGACGGTCGTCGAGGCGAACGAGCTCCTCCATCTCCCGCACTCTGTCCACCTCCACTGCAACAACCTCGGGACGCCCGGAAACTACACCTGCACGCTCGGGTCTCTCGGCCTCATCCCGGACCTGAACCCGAAGCGGCAGACCCTGTATGCGACCCACGTCCAGTTCCATGCCTACGGGGG
It includes:
- a CDS encoding molybdopterin dinucleotide binding domain-containing protein, translated to MTFLMITGRTVNQGATVENKTSAGYAEETSTCFMHEFDMLELGLADQDAVRVAGPCGEVVMRAVASDEVEMGTVFVPYGPYANHIIAADTHSTGMPDFKSHEVEIEPTDEEPKTVHELMEELGGLAYDR
- a CDS encoding respiratory chain complex I subunit 1 family protein; translated protein: MIAYLLFATFVGLLFHGIHRKVIARVQGRPGPPIWQEILHTLKFSFKETWIPKTASQTLFVAVVFVAIGIWSAALYLLLSGGSLLLLFGIYLLHKIVEHGMGLSSGSPYGKFGAIRSVISAASELPLLVTVVAIYFFTRSLSIADIAAYQQVHGPLLIVALPAAAAMYLVILSKMHYGPFSIIEAKEIVSGNMTEHFGVWRAGLEVGFALKTYVLLYAFVLLFIGQLPLALTLLLMLLVLVSLSFVCAVTPMLSPYDTVTVQSLVTGALVVYIIVLGVVMG
- a CDS encoding hydrogenase large subunit, with product MKKTVDVSIPLGPMHPCWKEPVRIKCETAGERVIRTEVELGYMKKGIERIMRGRPWQEVMFLAERVCGICSVIHNMVFIETMEEISGISVPPRAAYLRVIVNELDRIASHILANFSYCYTIEHETLAMYLLNTRETVLDNLERITGSRINTAYMIPGGVRFDLLPEDAAAMLADLAKVEDEMKRHTRIFETGPLIALRSKGIGVMTREEAILAHTVGPTARASGVTDCDLRLRHPTYQALGFTQITRTEGDNFARIMVRFQEIFQSIDLIRKCVETLPDGPIRGGGLCKAGEASHSGEAPRGELIYSIKTDDYGRVLDIAIRTPSIMNVEACSHSMIKDAASIADVTSTFISSDPCIACNER
- a CDS encoding 4Fe-4S binding protein; the protein is MRSIIYYVQEFLRPEWLKKFFFAKTAPLSTPPYFKDYPFQTEKECTGCFSCMMICPAPEAIAVLRRKDQWVPEVYPGHCIRCGLCVEACPEGVLSSGRILDVTRRDGTALSSWYHLEVDDTLCMRCGNCCVSCPINRQEDPQLAATGTSASDEVIMRIEGGRVRILHEEKCTGCKTCETHCPNRAIRVARMVEGVQKEVEA
- a CDS encoding formylmethanofuran dehydrogenase subunit B; translated protein: MIVKDVVCPFCGCLCDDIEVDVAENRVVAVTNACELGTKKLMGEKRMKNPILRDGDTWKDITYDEAIRYTVDMLTHAERPLLYGWSGTHGEAQCVGVHMAELVRGVIDNTSSVCHGPSILAIQEVGHPGCTLGVVKNRADLVIYWGANPIDAHPRHLSRYTRYADGFFLENAFRDRKVIVMDVRKTETANIADEFVQIKPGGDYAVLSALRAIVRGKEDIVPRTVAGVTREQLIRVVDLCKAAKFGAVYFGLGLTMTRGKYKNVRNAIELVSELNRHTKFTISAMRGHYNVYGSNEVNTWMTGYPFGIDFSRGIAFYNPGETTAVDILARKECDAALIVGSDPAAHFPRSCLKHLADIPVVQLDPYPNATTAFCNVQIPVAVTGIDAEGTAYRMDGVPIRTRKVLSTSYPSDEEVLSRIYREMQEAQAV
- a CDS encoding NADH-quinone oxidoreductase subunit B family protein encodes the protein MKILQDIKNAVRSRSIHVCYVDVGSCNGCDIEVLACLAPRYDIEQYGIYVHNNPREADVLLVIGSVTPQWVDKLRDIWDKIPEPKVAVAIGNCPISGCVYARRGTLTSPPVEKYIPIAAQVPGCPPRPTEILNAILSVAPLIFKDYEEKQS
- a CDS encoding DUF1959 family protein, coding for MKYLYEKDLRPMKYTILTSTKHDLTVREIARRLGMADAKLRMAMIRRLDMSLLENLESRWEMGQKYGDSDDPVAEKLGCELFTRFIPLVDTETMQTIYNDTKTMIDDGPLDEALEQGRARIREAVLS